The genomic region CGCATCGATCACGAATAAACGGATAGGAAGGCCGACCTGTGGTGCTGCTATTCCTACGCCATTTGCCGCATACATGGTTTCGAACATGTTCGCGATGGTCTCTTTCAAATTTGGATAATCCTCATCAATCTCTTCGGTTTTCTTCCTCAAAACCGGATCTCCATATGCAACTATAGGTAACTTCATCTGAATAATTTTACGGTACAAAGTTATTAATAATTTAGGATTGCCGCATATTGTTGTTAAATAGAGTAATTTTGGCGCATGGCAAACGCGGGAATGATCGGATTATTGAACTTCATTGGTTATGGGCTAAAGCTCAGCCCCGCGATGACGGAATATGCAGGCTATACGCTGATTACAGCGGAGGGAATGGGTTTTGCGATACATTATTATGCAGATGTTTCACAAGGAACGACTCCGGGATCGGGGGAAAAGACCATCCATATTTCTGAAGATCAGCTACGTCGCGATTCGAAAAAGATATATAACCGCCTGAAGGTGCAAGCGGGACGTGCCGAAAAAGTCTATGCCCGTTCGACCGTAGCCGCTAGAATCGAAAAGCGCATCGCCTTAGCATTTCTCAAAGAGCATCATCTGCAGGTGGCTCTGCCTGGCAAGTATCGCTATGGTTTATATCATCAGGGAGAGTTGGTATCGCTAGCCGTATTCAGTGCTGGTCGAAGAATGCACGATAAAGCCGAAGATTACCGGTCGTTTGAGTTGATCCGGTTCTGCCATAAGAGCGATATCATTGTTATAGGCGGGCTCTCTAAACTGATACAGGCATTCATTAAAGATTTTAAGCCGAGCGATATCATGACTTACGTGGATGCGGATTGGACACAGGATTCCAGCCTGCAGAAGATAGGTTTTGAAGTGGTTAAAACAATGCCTGGACAGCGATTCTGGATTACTGCCGATCAGCAAATCCCGATACATGAGGATGAAGACCTATCAGTCTATAAAGAAAAGTATAATGAGGGCTATCTGCACGCCAACAGTGGCAGCACAAAATTGATTCTTCCGCTTTAATTCCTTTAGGATTTTACTATATTTAATCTTTAATCAATCGAAATACACTCATTTATGAAACGAAAACTTCGCATGGGCATGGTCGGTGGTGGAAATGATGCGTTTATTGGCGCCGTTCACCGCATTGCTGCCTTTATGGATGGAAAAATAGAATTAGTATGTGGTGCCTTCAGCGTTAATCCGGAGATTTCTTTGCAATCGGGCAGGGATTTATTTGTTGCTGATGACCGTGTTTATGCAACATACGAAGAAATGATTGAGAAGGAAGCACAGCTGCCGGAAGGCGAGCGTATGGACTTCGTTACGATCGTTACGCCTAACTTCTTGCACTTTGCTCCTGCAAAACTGGCTTTGGAAAAGGGCTTTGATGTTGTTGTGGAGAAGCCGATGACTGTTTCTTTAGAAGAGGCACAGGAGCTTCAGGCTGTTGTTGAGCGCACAGGTCGCACCTTGTGTTTGACACATACTTACTCCGGCTATCCGATGGTAAAACAGGCGAAGGCGATGGTGAGAGAAGGGCATTTCGGAAAAATCCGTAAGATTGTTGTCGAGTATCCGCAGGGATGGTTAAGCCGTCTGAGCGAGCGCGAGGGCAATGCTGGTGCCGCATGGCGCGCAGATCCGAAGCGTTCGGGCAAGTCTTTAGTAATGGGTGATATCGGTACGCATGCTGCGCATTTGGCAGAGTATGTTACTGGATTGAAAATTCAAGAGGTTTGTGCAGATTTGACAACGTTTGTTGAAGGTCGCTTGTTGGATGATGATGGTTCGGTATTATTGCGTTTTGAAGATGGTGCGAAGGGTGTGTTGATGGCGTCGCAAATCTCTGCAGGCGAGGAAAATGCAGTTCGCATTCGTGTATATGGTGAGAAGGGCGGATTGGAATGGGCGAATGAAGATCCAAATAATTTAATCATTAAGATGCTGGATCAGCCTAGACAATTATACCGTACGGGTAATGCTTATGCTGACCCATTTACATTAAGCAGCTTTGCAACGCATAATACGCGTATTCCTGCAGGACATCCGGAAGGATTGTTGGAGTCTTTTGCAAACATTTACCGTAACTTTGCATTGACTGTATCGGCGAAGAAAGAAGGCGTAACGCCATCTGCTGAAGCACAGGACTTTCCAAATGTTTACGACGGTGTGCGTGGAATGGCCTTCATTGATACGGTTGTAAAAAGCAACGATAGCAACGAGAAATGGACAAAATTTGTGATCTAAGAACGACACAAGACATTGTAAAATACATTAATCGGGCGAAAGAAACACTTTCGCCTGATTTGCTTTTGATCCTGATCGGCCCCACGGCTTCAGGCAAAACGAAGTTAGCCGTCGAACTGGCGAAGGCACTCGATGGGGAAATTATTTCTGCCGATTCCAGGCAGGTTTACCAAGGATTAGATATTGGAACAGGCAAAGACTTGAAAGAATATGATGGCATCCCCTATCATCTGATTGATATCGTATCTCCAACAACGCAATATTCAGTTAAGGAATTCGTGAAAGACTTTGAGATTGCTTATCAGGATATTATCCATAGAGGAAAGTTTCCGATACTCTGCGGCGGAACGGGGTCTTATGTTCAAACGCTATTGCAGCCTCAACCCTATAGCTCGATTCCGAGGGATGAGGCATTTCATGTGGAACATGCTGCATTATCGAAAGAAGAACTGATCGCAATGATTCAAGTAGAGGATATCCCATCTGACTTTCAGATCGACTGGGATAGCCATAAGCGCTTGGTCAGAGCGTTGGAAATTCTGCGCTATTTGAAGACAAATGAGCTACCAATAGATACCGCTCATCAACCATACCCCCACCTTATCATGGCATTATCGCCTCCCTTGGAGACCCGACGCGGTAGAATCGATAAGCGTTTGTCGGCAAGAATGGAAGAGGGTTTGATTTCGGAGGTTCAAGGCTTATTGGAAACCGGTCTTAGCCACGAGCAATTGCAATGGTTTGGATTGGAATACAAGTATGCTTCCTATTATCTTTTAGGCGAACTAACTTTAGCAGAGTTTCATGATAAGCTTCGAACAGAAATCCATCGCTTCGCTAAACGACAGATGACTTATTTCCGGAAAATGGAGAAAGATGGCCTAGCGATCAACTGGCTTGTTAATTATCGTTAAAGCATACTCAATCAGCAACTTAACCCTTACTTTAGACTAAGCTAGCACAGTCTAAGATGTTTAAATTCTACAAGAAGCCCTTC from Sphingobacterium sp. BN32 harbors:
- a CDS encoding Gfo/Idh/MocA family protein — translated: MKRKLRMGMVGGGNDAFIGAVHRIAAFMDGKIELVCGAFSVNPEISLQSGRDLFVADDRVYATYEEMIEKEAQLPEGERMDFVTIVTPNFLHFAPAKLALEKGFDVVVEKPMTVSLEEAQELQAVVERTGRTLCLTHTYSGYPMVKQAKAMVREGHFGKIRKIVVEYPQGWLSRLSEREGNAGAAWRADPKRSGKSLVMGDIGTHAAHLAEYVTGLKIQEVCADLTTFVEGRLLDDDGSVLLRFEDGAKGVLMASQISAGEENAVRIRVYGEKGGLEWANEDPNNLIIKMLDQPRQLYRTGNAYADPFTLSSFATHNTRIPAGHPEGLLESFANIYRNFALTVSAKKEGVTPSAEAQDFPNVYDGVRGMAFIDTVVKSNDSNEKWTKFVI
- the miaA gene encoding tRNA (adenosine(37)-N6)-dimethylallyltransferase MiaA, coding for MDKICDLRTTQDIVKYINRAKETLSPDLLLILIGPTASGKTKLAVELAKALDGEIISADSRQVYQGLDIGTGKDLKEYDGIPYHLIDIVSPTTQYSVKEFVKDFEIAYQDIIHRGKFPILCGGTGSYVQTLLQPQPYSSIPRDEAFHVEHAALSKEELIAMIQVEDIPSDFQIDWDSHKRLVRALEILRYLKTNELPIDTAHQPYPHLIMALSPPLETRRGRIDKRLSARMEEGLISEVQGLLETGLSHEQLQWFGLEYKYASYYLLGELTLAEFHDKLRTEIHRFAKRQMTYFRKMEKDGLAINWLVNYR